A section of the Mycolicibacterium anyangense genome encodes:
- a CDS encoding haloacid dehalogenase type II produces the protein MIRVLAFDVFGTVVDWRSSIIGELERFGNRQGVQRDWSSFADSWRAGYGPAMDLVRRGELPWTRLDDLHRRILDELLRDVEIQADEDDVDHLNRAWHRLAPWPDAVKGLHRLKERFTITTLSNGNVSLLTDMAKHAGLPWDCVLSAEIFGHYKPDPEAYLGCAQMLDVAPDEAMLVAAHPSDLRAARDAGLRTAYVDRPLEWGQPGRHRVAFESGEFDVVATDLHDLADRL, from the coding sequence ATGATCCGCGTGCTGGCCTTCGACGTGTTCGGCACCGTCGTCGACTGGCGCTCCAGCATCATCGGCGAGCTCGAACGCTTCGGCAATCGCCAAGGCGTGCAACGAGATTGGTCGAGCTTTGCCGACAGTTGGCGGGCCGGCTATGGCCCGGCGATGGACCTGGTCCGGCGCGGTGAGCTGCCATGGACCCGGCTGGATGATCTGCACCGCAGAATCCTCGACGAGTTGCTCCGCGACGTCGAAATCCAAGCCGACGAGGACGACGTCGACCATCTCAACCGTGCGTGGCATCGGCTGGCTCCGTGGCCCGACGCCGTGAAGGGCCTGCACCGGCTCAAGGAACGTTTCACCATCACCACGCTGTCGAACGGCAACGTCTCGCTGCTGACCGATATGGCCAAACACGCGGGCCTGCCGTGGGATTGCGTGCTGTCGGCCGAGATCTTCGGTCACTACAAGCCCGATCCCGAGGCCTATCTGGGCTGCGCGCAGATGCTGGACGTCGCACCCGATGAGGCCATGCTGGTGGCGGCGCATCCGAGCGACCTGCGGGCCGCCCGCGACGCCGGGCTGCGGACCGCCTATGTCGACCGGCCGCTGGAATGGGGACAACCGGGGCGCCATCGGGTGGCGTTCGAGTCCGGCGAATTCGACGTCGTCGCAACGGATCTCCACGACTTGGCCGACAGACTCTAG
- a CDS encoding class I SAM-dependent methyltransferase, with protein sequence MSNLRSDNDTWDIATSVGSTAVMVAAARAGESERPDALINDPYARILVSGAGTGMWESMLDESMAERLAAADAEAATMFAHMGNYQAVRTHFFDRFFTEAAASGIRQVVILASGLDSRAYRLNWPAGTHVFELDQPKVLEYKAQTLAAHGVQPAAVLHEVPIDLRQDWPAALRERGFDPAQPTAWLAEGLLMYLPADAQDRLFEQITALSAPGSRVSAEAVQHQDESRRQEFRGRFEKIADQLGIERKIDISDLTYNDPHRAELTDWLTQHGWKASGVPSIEEMKRLGRWTDLPIEITTNEFATFVVAERSA encoded by the coding sequence ATGAGTAACCTGCGCTCCGACAACGACACCTGGGATATCGCCACCAGCGTCGGATCGACCGCCGTGATGGTGGCCGCCGCCAGAGCCGGTGAGAGCGAGCGACCCGACGCGCTGATCAACGACCCCTACGCCAGGATCCTGGTCAGCGGGGCCGGCACCGGCATGTGGGAATCGATGCTGGACGAGTCCATGGCCGAGCGGCTGGCTGCCGCCGATGCCGAGGCCGCGACGATGTTTGCCCACATGGGCAACTACCAGGCCGTGCGCACGCACTTCTTCGACCGGTTCTTCACCGAGGCTGCCGCGTCGGGTATCCGGCAGGTCGTGATCCTGGCCTCGGGCCTGGATTCGCGCGCCTACCGGCTGAACTGGCCGGCGGGCACCCACGTCTTCGAACTCGACCAGCCCAAGGTCCTCGAGTACAAGGCGCAGACGCTGGCCGCCCACGGGGTCCAACCCGCCGCTGTGCTGCACGAGGTACCGATCGATTTGCGCCAGGACTGGCCGGCGGCGCTGCGAGAGCGCGGGTTCGACCCGGCCCAGCCGACCGCATGGCTGGCCGAGGGCCTGCTGATGTACCTGCCGGCCGATGCCCAGGACCGGCTCTTCGAACAGATCACCGCCCTGAGCGCACCGGGAAGCCGGGTCTCCGCCGAGGCGGTCCAGCACCAGGACGAGAGCCGGCGGCAGGAATTCCGCGGCCGCTTCGAGAAGATCGCCGATCAGCTCGGCATCGAGCGCAAGATCGACATCAGCGATCTGACCTACAACGATCCGCACCGGGCCGAGCTGACGGACTGGCTCACCCAGCACGGCTGGAAAGCCTCCGGGGTGCCGTCGATCGAAGAGATGAAGCGGCTGGGACGCTGGACGGACCTGCCCATCGAGATCACCACGAACGAGTTCGCCACTTTCGTCGTCGCCGAACGTAGCGCCTGA
- the pntB gene encoding Re/Si-specific NAD(P)(+) transhydrogenase subunit beta translates to MFTLETAATAAYVVAALLFILALAGLSKHETSRAGNTFGMAGMVVALVATIALALARHIEPLGLGLLIGAMAIGAAIGLWRARVVEMTGMPELIALLHSFVGLAAVLVGWNGYLHVEHDLGGAEAAALDSQGMLGIHSAEVFIGVFIGAVTFTGSIVANLKLSARIKSTPLMLPGKNFLNVGALVLFVAFTVWFVIEPQLWLLVVVTVLALLLGWHLVASIGGGDMPVVVSMLNSYSGWAAAASGFLLSNDLLIVTGALVGSSGAYLSYIMCKAMNRSFISVIAGGFGIEAGPAEDKDYGEHREITAEGAAELLASASSVIITPGYGMAVAQAQYGVAELTRKLRERGVTVRFGIHPVAGRLPGHMNVLLAEAKVPYDIVLEMDEINDDFDDTSVVLVIGANDTVNPAASEDPGSPIAGMPVLTVWNAENVIVFKRSMASGYAGVQNPLFFRENTQMLFGDARDRVDDINAAL, encoded by the coding sequence TTGTTTACATTAGAGACGGCCGCCACCGCGGCCTACGTCGTCGCGGCCCTGCTGTTCATCCTGGCGCTGGCCGGGCTGTCGAAGCACGAAACATCGCGGGCCGGAAACACATTCGGCATGGCCGGCATGGTGGTCGCGCTGGTCGCCACCATTGCGCTGGCCCTGGCCCGCCATATCGAACCGCTCGGTCTGGGCCTGCTGATCGGCGCCATGGCCATCGGTGCCGCGATCGGATTGTGGCGTGCCCGCGTCGTCGAGATGACCGGTATGCCCGAACTGATCGCGCTGCTGCACAGCTTCGTCGGCCTGGCCGCGGTGTTGGTCGGCTGGAACGGCTACCTGCACGTCGAACATGATCTGGGCGGCGCCGAGGCCGCGGCCCTCGACAGTCAGGGCATGCTCGGCATCCATTCCGCCGAGGTCTTCATCGGCGTGTTCATCGGCGCCGTGACCTTCACCGGATCGATCGTCGCCAACCTGAAACTGTCCGCGCGCATCAAATCGACGCCGCTGATGTTGCCGGGCAAGAACTTTCTCAATGTCGGCGCACTGGTGTTGTTCGTCGCGTTCACCGTCTGGTTCGTCATCGAACCCCAGCTGTGGCTGCTCGTCGTCGTCACGGTGCTGGCGCTGCTGCTGGGCTGGCATCTGGTCGCCTCGATCGGCGGTGGCGACATGCCCGTCGTGGTGTCGATGCTCAACAGCTATTCCGGTTGGGCTGCAGCAGCTTCAGGCTTCCTGCTGTCCAACGATCTGTTGATCGTCACCGGCGCCCTGGTCGGATCTTCGGGTGCCTACCTGTCGTACATCATGTGCAAAGCGATGAACCGGTCGTTCATCTCGGTCATCGCCGGCGGCTTCGGCATCGAAGCAGGGCCGGCCGAGGACAAGGACTACGGCGAACACCGCGAGATCACCGCCGAGGGAGCCGCCGAACTCTTGGCGTCGGCCAGTTCAGTGATCATCACCCCCGGCTACGGCATGGCGGTGGCCCAGGCCCAGTACGGCGTGGCCGAGCTGACCCGCAAACTGCGCGAGCGGGGTGTCACGGTGCGCTTCGGTATCCACCCCGTCGCCGGTCGGCTGCCCGGACACATGAACGTGCTGTTGGCAGAGGCCAAGGTGCCCTACGACATCGTGCTCGAAATGGACGAGATCAACGACGATTTCGACGACACCTCGGTGGTGCTGGTGATCGGTGCCAACGACACGGTGAACCCGGCGGCGTCGGAAGATCCGGGCAGTCCGATCGCCGGCATGCCGGTGCTGACGGTATGGAACGCCGAAAACGTCATCGTGTTCAAACGGTCCATGGCCTCCGGTTACGCCGGCGTGCAGAATCCGCTGTTCTTCCGCGAGAACACCCAGATGCTGTTCGGCGATGCGCGAGACAGAGTCGACGACATCAACGCCGCGCTATAA
- a CDS encoding DUF456 domain-containing protein, translating into MSVSGVVVVGLAIAVGLVGIIVPLLPGTLLVLAAIVVWAVVERTLVSWVVLAVVAAIIGASLLIKYIWPVRRMRAADVGGWTLTVGAVGGIIGFFVVPVAGLLLGFVLGVYLAELVQRRDHIRAWAATVHAVKGALLSVGVELAGALLATAVWVAGLVLTQ; encoded by the coding sequence GTGAGCGTCAGTGGCGTCGTTGTGGTCGGGCTGGCCATCGCCGTCGGCCTGGTCGGCATCATCGTGCCGCTGCTCCCCGGCACGCTGCTGGTACTCGCCGCCATCGTGGTATGGGCGGTTGTCGAACGAACCCTGGTGTCGTGGGTGGTGCTGGCGGTGGTCGCCGCGATCATCGGGGCCAGCCTGCTGATCAAATACATCTGGCCGGTGCGCCGGATGCGGGCCGCCGATGTCGGCGGGTGGACGTTGACCGTGGGCGCCGTCGGGGGCATCATCGGGTTCTTCGTGGTCCCGGTGGCTGGGCTGCTGCTGGGCTTCGTCCTTGGCGTCTACCTCGCCGAACTGGTCCAGCGCCGGGACCACATCCGGGCCTGGGCTGCCACCGTGCACGCCGTGAAGGGTGCACTGTTGTCGGTGGGCGTCGAACTCGCCGGAGCTCTGCTGGCCACCGCCGTGTGGGTAGCCGGTCTGGTGTTAACCCAGTAG
- a CDS encoding Re/Si-specific NAD(P)(+) transhydrogenase subunit alpha translates to MLIGIPRESLAGETRVAATPQTVGQLIKLGYAVLVESGAGVAASFSDEAFVEAGAGIGTAAEALGADIVLKVNAPTSAEIAALRDGATLISLISPALKPELVEELATRPITVLAMDAVPRISRAQSLDVLSSMANIAGYRAVVEAAHAFGRFFTGQVTAAGKVPPAKVLVVGAGVAGLAAIGAAGSLGAIVRATDPRPEVADQVKSLGGEYLSIESPETEVSATGYAKEMGDDYKAREAQLYAEQSQDVDIIITTALIPGRPAPRIITADMVASMKSGSVIVDMAAANGGNVEGTVKDQAVVTDNGVTIIGYTDLAGRLPAQASQLYGTNLVNLLKLLTPEKDGTLVLDFDDIVQRSVTVVRDGETTWPPPPVQVSAAPAPAASAAPAVQHAKQPMTMGRRLGLTFGAAAVLFLLIALSPAALQVHLTVFALAIVIGYYVIGHVHHALHTPLMSVTNAISGIIVVGALLQIGHGDVIVTTLAAVAILLASINIFGGFAVTRRMLAMFSRS, encoded by the coding sequence ATGCTCATCGGGATTCCACGCGAGTCTCTAGCGGGGGAGACGCGCGTCGCCGCCACGCCACAAACCGTCGGACAGCTCATCAAACTCGGCTATGCCGTACTGGTCGAATCCGGTGCAGGTGTCGCGGCGAGCTTCTCCGACGAGGCATTCGTCGAGGCCGGGGCCGGTATCGGGACCGCGGCCGAGGCGCTCGGCGCCGATATCGTCCTCAAGGTCAACGCGCCCACCAGTGCCGAGATCGCCGCACTGCGCGACGGTGCGACATTGATCAGCCTGATCTCCCCCGCCCTGAAACCCGAGCTCGTCGAAGAACTGGCCACCCGCCCGATCACGGTGCTGGCCATGGACGCGGTACCGCGGATCTCGCGAGCCCAGTCCCTGGACGTGCTGTCCTCGATGGCCAACATCGCCGGGTACCGCGCCGTCGTGGAGGCCGCGCACGCCTTCGGCAGGTTCTTCACCGGCCAGGTGACCGCGGCGGGCAAGGTTCCGCCGGCCAAGGTACTGGTGGTCGGCGCTGGTGTGGCCGGCCTGGCGGCGATCGGCGCCGCCGGCAGCCTCGGCGCCATCGTGCGCGCCACCGACCCGCGTCCCGAGGTCGCCGATCAGGTCAAATCCCTTGGTGGAGAATATCTTTCCATCGAATCCCCCGAGACCGAGGTTTCGGCCACCGGCTACGCCAAGGAGATGGGTGACGACTACAAGGCCCGCGAGGCGCAGCTGTACGCCGAGCAGTCCCAGGATGTCGACATCATCATCACGACGGCGTTGATCCCGGGCCGGCCGGCACCGCGCATCATCACCGCCGACATGGTCGCCTCGATGAAGTCGGGCAGTGTCATCGTCGATATGGCCGCCGCCAACGGCGGCAACGTCGAGGGCACCGTCAAGGACCAGGCCGTCGTCACCGACAACGGCGTGACCATCATCGGCTACACCGACCTGGCCGGCCGGCTGCCCGCCCAGGCATCGCAGCTCTACGGCACCAACCTGGTCAACCTCCTCAAATTGCTGACCCCGGAGAAGGACGGCACGCTGGTGCTCGATTTCGACGACATCGTGCAGCGCTCGGTCACCGTGGTCCGCGACGGCGAGACCACCTGGCCACCACCACCGGTACAGGTATCCGCCGCCCCGGCGCCGGCCGCGAGCGCCGCTCCGGCAGTGCAGCACGCCAAACAACCGATGACGATGGGCCGCCGGCTCGGCCTCACGTTCGGCGCCGCCGCCGTGCTGTTCCTGCTGATCGCGTTGTCCCCGGCCGCCCTGCAGGTGCACCTGACGGTCTTCGCACTGGCGATCGTGATCGGCTATTACGTCATCGGCCACGTGCACCACGCCCTGCACACCCCGCTGATGTCGGTGACCAACGCCATCTCGGGCATCATCGTCGTCGGCGCGCTGCTGCAGATCGGCCACGGTGACGTCATCGTCACGACATTGGCGGCCGTGGCCATCCTGCTTGCCAGTATCAACATCTTCGGTGGCTTCGCGGTGACGCGTCGCATGCTCGCGATGTTCTCGAGGAGTTGA
- a CDS encoding SDR family oxidoreductase: MPGVADRVIVVTGAGGGLGREYALTLAREGASVVVNDLGGARDGTGAGHNMADQVVQEIKDAGGRAVANYDSVAEPEGGENIVKTALEEFGKIDGIVSNAGILRDGTFHKMPFENWDSVLKVHLYGGYNVIRAAWPHFREQSYGRIVVATSTSGLFGNFGQANYSAAKLGLVGLINTLAQEGAKYNIKANALAPIAATRMTEDILPPEVFKKLTPEYVAPVVGYLCTEEVPDSGSVFIVGGGKVQRAALFQNEGVTFDHVPSVDDVAANWSEIDDLSAAEHASFTLG; the protein is encoded by the coding sequence ATGCCCGGAGTTGCAGATCGTGTCATCGTCGTCACCGGAGCCGGTGGTGGTCTGGGTCGTGAGTACGCGCTGACACTGGCCCGCGAAGGTGCCAGCGTCGTGGTGAATGACCTCGGCGGCGCGCGCGACGGAACCGGCGCCGGCCACAACATGGCCGACCAGGTCGTCCAGGAGATCAAGGACGCCGGTGGCCGCGCGGTCGCCAACTACGACTCCGTCGCCGAGCCCGAGGGCGGCGAGAACATCGTCAAGACCGCGCTCGAGGAGTTCGGCAAGATCGACGGCATCGTCAGCAACGCGGGCATCCTGCGCGACGGCACCTTCCACAAGATGCCGTTCGAGAACTGGGATTCGGTGCTGAAGGTCCATCTCTACGGCGGCTACAACGTGATCCGGGCCGCCTGGCCGCACTTCCGCGAGCAGAGCTACGGCCGCATCGTCGTCGCCACCTCCACCAGCGGCCTGTTCGGCAACTTCGGTCAGGCCAACTACAGCGCCGCCAAGCTCGGCCTGGTCGGCCTGATCAATACGCTGGCCCAGGAGGGTGCCAAGTACAACATCAAGGCCAACGCCCTGGCACCGATCGCCGCCACTCGGATGACCGAGGACATCCTGCCTCCCGAGGTGTTCAAGAAGCTCACCCCCGAATATGTTGCGCCGGTGGTCGGCTACCTGTGCACCGAAGAGGTGCCGGACTCCGGCTCGGTGTTCATCGTCGGCGGTGGCAAGGTGCAGCGCGCCGCGCTGTTCCAGAACGAGGGCGTCACCTTCGACCATGTGCCCAGCGTCGACGACGTCGCGGCGAACTGGTCGGAGATCGACGACCTGTCGGCGGCCGAGCACGCCTCCTTCACACTCGGCTGA
- a CDS encoding EamA family transporter: MSRRVPTWSVPMFFIVGAVSQYVGAALAVFLFTTADPAAVAWLRAAGAAVVLLVWRRPWRQRWTRRGLGIAAGFGVVTVGMNVAFFEAISRIPLGTAVAIEFIGPVAVATLGTRRPRDVLAVVLAAGGVALLAGVQTGADTVGVVFALAAAALWAGYIVLGKRVAEGGSGLGSLAIGMAVAAVLLAAPLLAGQLHTDARVLADPRTWLVGLGVGVLSTAVPYGLDQFVLTLIPRARFALLLALLPATAAGIGAVMLHQWPTRTELAGIALVMTALVISAQDSVAEDTGN; the protein is encoded by the coding sequence GTGAGCCGCCGCGTCCCGACGTGGTCGGTGCCGATGTTCTTCATCGTCGGCGCGGTGTCGCAGTATGTCGGTGCCGCGCTGGCGGTGTTCCTGTTCACCACGGCCGACCCTGCCGCGGTGGCGTGGCTACGCGCAGCGGGAGCCGCCGTCGTGCTACTCGTGTGGCGCAGACCGTGGCGTCAGCGCTGGACGCGCCGCGGGCTCGGCATCGCCGCCGGTTTCGGGGTTGTCACCGTCGGAATGAATGTGGCGTTCTTCGAGGCGATTTCACGTATCCCGCTCGGTACCGCGGTAGCGATCGAATTCATCGGACCCGTCGCGGTGGCGACGCTCGGCACGCGGCGCCCCCGTGATGTCCTGGCCGTCGTACTCGCGGCAGGCGGGGTGGCGCTCCTGGCCGGAGTACAGACTGGTGCCGACACGGTCGGGGTGGTCTTCGCCCTGGCCGCCGCGGCGTTGTGGGCGGGGTACATCGTGCTCGGCAAGCGGGTCGCCGAGGGGGGTTCGGGGCTGGGTTCCCTGGCCATCGGGATGGCTGTCGCGGCCGTGCTGCTGGCGGCTCCCCTATTGGCCGGTCAGCTGCACACCGATGCACGCGTGCTTGCCGATCCCCGGACCTGGTTGGTGGGACTTGGAGTCGGCGTGCTGTCCACGGCCGTGCCCTACGGGCTCGATCAGTTCGTCCTGACGCTCATCCCCCGGGCCCGCTTCGCCTTGCTTCTGGCCCTGCTGCCCGCCACCGCCGCCGGTATCGGCGCGGTCATGCTGCATCAGTGGCCCACACGTACCGAACTCGCGGGCATCGCCTTGGTCATGACGGCGCTGGTCATCAGTGCGCAAGACTCGGTTGCCGAGGACACCGGAAACTAG
- a CDS encoding TetR/AcrR family transcriptional regulator, whose protein sequence is MPHTASRGPGRPPAAKAAETRERILRAAREVFSELGYDAATFQAIAIRADLTRPAINHYFASKRLLYQEVVEQTNALLVESAVTYSQREGTLPDRLRAFIRAAVAAQGQDRSVAAFLVTSVLESQRHPDLNQDDNDSMNFTRGFVTSAIKDAIEAGEIRPDIDVPSAAEMLMAVMWGLGFYAGFVGDQDRLVAIMDQFLNLLDGQMWRVADRA, encoded by the coding sequence GTGCCGCATACAGCAAGTCGGGGTCCAGGAAGACCGCCCGCAGCTAAGGCGGCGGAAACGCGCGAGCGCATCCTGCGCGCCGCCCGAGAGGTGTTCAGCGAACTGGGGTATGACGCTGCCACCTTCCAGGCAATCGCTATTCGCGCGGATCTGACCCGCCCCGCTATCAACCATTACTTCGCCAGCAAGCGTCTGCTCTATCAAGAGGTCGTCGAGCAGACCAACGCGCTGCTCGTCGAGTCCGCCGTCACGTATTCGCAGCGGGAGGGCACCCTGCCCGACCGGCTGCGCGCGTTCATCCGGGCGGCCGTGGCCGCCCAGGGTCAGGACCGTTCGGTCGCGGCGTTCCTGGTGACTTCGGTGCTGGAATCGCAGCGTCATCCCGACCTCAACCAGGATGACAACGACTCGATGAACTTCACCCGCGGGTTCGTCACCTCGGCGATCAAGGATGCGATCGAGGCCGGCGAGATCCGTCCGGACATCGACGTGCCCTCGGCCGCCGAGATGCTGATGGCGGTGATGTGGGGGCTGGGCTTCTATGCCGGGTTCGTGGGCGACCAGGATCGATTGGTCGCGATCATGGACCAGTTCCTGAACCTGCTCGACGGGCAGATGTGGCGTGTCGCCGATCGTGCGTGA
- a CDS encoding tyrosine-protein phosphatase: MSAAQLSGAWNFRDVAENTGIRPGLFFRSSEISRLDDAGRDALRSLGITDVADLRSPVEVERRGPGAVPQDVTVHLLPFPDLSHAPTTAPHETAWEKIMGEATPDDDVIAAGEKWMNDEYARFATLAGARRAVHRIATLLADNRPVLVHCFAGKDRTGFSIAVVLEAIGVPRDAIVTDFLRSNDAVGRLRDRIMESVRSREGMTPEVAAFAESRLPDGVLGVKEEYLATARHVIDEEYGGLPGYLEAAEVSADDLARLRSALLG; the protein is encoded by the coding sequence GTGAGCGCCGCGCAGCTGTCCGGCGCGTGGAACTTCCGCGACGTCGCCGAGAACACGGGAATCCGGCCGGGCTTGTTCTTCCGGTCCAGTGAGATCAGCAGGCTCGACGACGCAGGACGAGATGCCTTGCGTAGCTTGGGCATCACCGATGTCGCCGACCTGCGATCACCGGTCGAGGTGGAACGCCGCGGCCCGGGCGCGGTACCCCAGGACGTGACGGTACACCTGCTGCCCTTCCCAGATCTGTCCCATGCGCCCACGACAGCGCCGCACGAGACGGCGTGGGAGAAGATCATGGGCGAGGCCACCCCGGACGACGACGTCATCGCCGCCGGGGAGAAGTGGATGAACGACGAGTATGCGCGCTTCGCCACGCTGGCCGGCGCACGTCGTGCCGTGCACAGGATCGCGACACTGCTGGCCGACAACCGGCCGGTGCTGGTGCACTGCTTCGCCGGCAAGGACCGCACCGGATTCTCCATCGCGGTCGTGCTGGAGGCCATCGGCGTTCCGCGCGATGCCATCGTGACGGACTTCCTGCGCAGCAATGACGCGGTGGGCCGGCTTCGGGATCGGATCATGGAGTCGGTGCGCAGCCGCGAGGGCATGACACCGGAAGTGGCGGCCTTCGCCGAGTCGCGGCTGCCCGACGGTGTGCTCGGCGTCAAGGAGGAGTACCTCGCCACGGCGCGACACGTCATCGACGAGGAGTACGGCGGGCTGCCGGGTTATCTGGAAGCCGCCGAGGTCAGCGCCGACGATCTGGCTCGGCTGCGCTCGGCGCTACTGGGTTAA